The Salvelinus namaycush isolate Seneca chromosome 5, SaNama_1.0, whole genome shotgun sequence genome segment gtccagccaggatccgccagagccgtccagccaggatccgccagagccgtccagccaggatccgccagagccgtccagccaggatccgccagagccgtccagccaggatccgccagagccgtccagccaggatccgccagagccttccgccagccaggatccgccagagccttccgccagccaggatccgccagagccttccgccagccaggatccgccagagccttccgccagccaggatccgccagagccttccgccagccaggatccgccagagccttccgccagccaggatccgccagagccttccgccagccaggatccgccagagccagccagccaggatccgccagagccagccagccaggatccgccagagccagccagccaggatccgccagagccagccagtccggagcggtccctcagtccggggctgcccctaAGTCCAGCGGGACCCATGTctagggttcccagtccaaggtcggtggcgagggtcgccactttgaggaggccacagaagcggacaaagacaagggtgaagtggggtccacgtcctgcgccagagccgccgccgcggacagatgcccacccaaaccctcccctataggtttaggtggtGCGGTcgcagtccgcaccttggggggggggggggggggttctgtcacgttctgaccctagttattgtgttaatcctttgttttgttggtcaggacgtgagctgggtgggcattctatgtgttgtgtttctatgttgggtttaatgtgcctgatatggttctcaattagaggcaggtgtttgacgttcctctgattgagaaccatatttaaggtaggctgttctcactgtttgtttgtgggtgattgtcgctgtgtctgtgtttattgcaccacacggtactgtctcatctcgttcgttcgttcgttcgttcgttcgttctttcctgttcatgcgtgcttcgttatatgtagtttgcatgttcaggtcagtctacgttgtttgtttgttattttgtaaatattcaagtatagtttgtatctcgtgtcagtgttcgtgccacacgggactgttttcggttttgtcacgttttgttgttttttgtatgttaagtgttcagttcgattcattaaaatatcatggacacgaatcactctgcttattggtccgacccgtctcgcctctcctcgtccgaggaggaggaagaatattacgACGAACGTTACACCATAATAGTAATAGCACGGCAATCTATCATCTTATTTGCGGTCTGAGAAACTAGACTTTAAAAAAGAGTATAGTCTAAGTTTGGAAcagtgctaaagttgtccatCAACTGTAAAAATGGAACGCAACAGAACCAGTTACATCTGAAGTATCTGATCATACATGAATTCAAgaaaaatacatttgttttttaacacagcagccGCCCGCATATcatcaggtaggcctacagtatatgcaCTTGTACATTTACAAATGTATTCTATTTTATTCCATGATGTTGTTATCACAAAATAGATGTGTGTTTACTGTGATTAGGGCATGGGAATATAAGAGCATCTGTTAGGCTAAATTAACAACTAGGCATGCATGGCTCACTGCATGATCCTCAAACCAAAGACTGGCCAAACTCATGTTTCTAAAAGTGAATTCAAAGGCATTGTAGAATGACTCTATAGTCTAATAAGACATTTTTCATTTCATTATTATTTAATTCtaagttaaaaaaataaagtaATTGTTTATAGCCTAAATGCAAAATATATAGGCATGCTGTTAAAGTCCTGTTGTTGAAATGCTGAGCTCTCCTGCCAGCCTGTAGCATGTCACAAATGCTTCACAATTGATTTCTTAAATGGTGGCTTTAGCTATATCACTGGACAATATTTTCGTACACATCATTGCCTTTTATATAATTCTGTTGGCTGGGAGTCTCTGACTACCAAAAGGGCCCAACATTGGCTGCTATTTGTATATAAAACAGTTCTCCAGAAACTCCCTAGCTACCTCACTTCTTAATTGGAAATAAAGCCACCAGACTCGCTCTCAAGACTGAATAGTTCTAGAGGTTCCTCTGGTCTCCACAGAGTTCGGGAAGATTGCCTTTAGTTATTGTGCCCTTAGGGCATGGAATGACATGCAGCCCACTTTGAGGCTTAACTCTCTGGTCTGGAAGGGTCAGGTTGGGACTTTCATGAGGAATGTGGTGAAGGAGAAATGCACTTGTTTTGATTGATGTGTAATTTTATCTGCTGCTTTTGAATTTGATTTGTTGAAATGTGAAATTGTAAAttgattgtgttgtgttgttttgatTCTGATTATGTTGATTTATTGTTCCCAGGGCAACCTTCaaaatgagaccctggtctcaatgggtttcccctggttaaataaaggtcaattaaataataataatatagccaaaattattatttttctttcttAGGCTACCCAGCTTGCTAATTTAGAGTTAGTGTATTGTTTAATAGCCTGTTGACATTTTAGAcgtcaattgatagtgacagaattacACATTACTTCAAAGTAACATTTTTGTCTCCTCGGCAATAGGTTGTAATGCATCCTCTGAATGTCGTAGAGACAAACCAAAGATATCCCATATGCATCATACTCACAACTTTCCCCGGCATTTTACAGTTTGTTTAAAGCATAAAGTATTGCAAACTAAAGTGTCGTTATAGATCACTGTATATAATAAGGTCCACAAAAGCTAACAAGAGGTAGGCCTATGCTTTAGCTATTttctttaaaacttcttcgggatctgTGTCCCGTCCACggaacggttgagctaacgtaggctaatgcgattagcatgaggttgtacgtaacaagaacatttcccaggacatagacatatctgatattgtcagaaagcttaaattcttgttaatctaacggcactgtccaatttacagtagctattacagtaaaAGAacaccatgcgattgtttgaggagagtgcacaattttgaacataaagttattaataaacaaattaggcacatttgggcagtcttatcacaatattttgaacagaaatgcaatggttcattggatcagtctaaaactttgcacatacactgctgccatctagtgaccGAAatataaattgcacctgggctggaataatacattatggcctttctcttgcatttcaaagatgatggtacaaaaaaaatacaaaagaacggttgtttttttctttgtattatcttttaccagatctattgtggtattctcctacattcctttcccatttccacaaacttcaaagtgtttcctttcaaatggtaccaataatatgcatgtccttgcttcagggcctgagctacaggcagttagatttgggtaagtcattttaggcgaaaattgaaaaaaaggggcggatcctttaACAAAAGTAACAATACCCTCACATACCCCCTCAACTCGAGCActggttttaacttaacacaTCAAGCCCTTTACTGACACTGAGATATTTAAGGAGTGCATGGTGACTGAAGAAATTGGCTGATAAAATCTATGGATTGGAGACTAATTTTGTCTATCAAACAGGTAGACATACCTCTTATTTCTTGAATagggaagaaataggctccaacacaaagccctcttgttgttagtagCCTAAAGTCAAATTAATATCAACACTGTTTAAATTAATTAGGCCTTCTCGAATTAGCATTTCAGCACCCATGCACTGTCCATGCTGCCGCTTCATAGTAAtgtaaattatgtaaattagtcaaatctggcttattgtgaggtcaatagcTCCGACAAATAGCTTCACTATGGGCAACAAAATATTTCGTTttcatttaaaataaattatagctGTAGCAAGCTTAACTCCAGTCCTCCTTCTCGTCTTCGCGCTCTCCCTCCTAAACGGAACAGAACGTCAGTAGGCCTTGTCCGTGCGCACAGAtattgcttctttttttttttttacatctacaTAATTTTTTTTAGGTCTACATCAGCAAGAGCAGGGCAGGCCAGGGCTCATGATTGGGATAGCCTATCCATTGCTGTGTGTAATACAGTATAGCCGAGTTTTGCACCATCCCAGCAGCACAAAACACGGGAAGGAAGTACATTTTCTTAGaaaatgccttcagaaagtattcacaccccttgactttttctacatgttgtgttacagcctgtatttaaaaaataccctataatgtcaaagtggaattatatttttctaaatgtttacaaatacatttaaataaaaagcTGACATGTCTTGTGCCATTAAGTTgccaacctctttgttatggcaagcctaaataagttcaggagtaaaaatgtgcttaacaagtcacataataagttgcatggaataatagtgtttgacatgatttttgaatgactacctcatctctgtaccccacacatacaattatctgtaaggaccctcagtcaaacagtgaatttcaaacatagatttaaccacaaagacctgggaggttttccaatgcttcacaaagaagggcacctattggtagatgggtaaaaaaaacacacaaaaaaacagacattgaatatccctttgagcatggtgaagttattaattacagtttggatggtgtatcaatacacccagtcactacaaagatgcaggtatccttcctaactcagttgccagaaaaGAAGGAAacggctcagggatttcaccataaggccaatggtgatttttaaaacagttgcagagtttaatgcctgtgataggagaaaactgaggatggatcaacaacattgtagttattccacaatactaacctaattgacagagtaaaaagaaggaagcctgtacagaataaaaatattcctaaacatgcatcctgtttgcaacaaggcactaaagtaatacagcTAAAAATGTGgctaagcaattcactttttgtccagAAGGCAAAGTGTTACGtgtggggcaaatccaatacaacacattacagagtaccactctccatattttcaagcatagtggtggctgcatcatgttatgataatgcttgtaatcattaaggaatGACAAGTTTTTTAGGATACAAAATgtacggaatagagctaagcacaggcaaaatcctagaggaaaccctggTTCAGACTGCTTTccactataagggcacaaggcgagacccagatgccgacacgggaggcagatggtttgaatctttgatatttattaatcaATCCAAAAGcggaaggcaagagaatggtcgtggacaggtcaaaaccagttcagagtccaggaggtacagagtggcaggcaggctcgaggtcaggcaggctcgaggtcaggcaggctcgaggtcaggcaggctcgaggtcaggcaggctcgaggtcaggcaggctcgaggtcaggcagTATGGAAttcagaaaacaggcaagggtcaaaaccaggaggactagcaaaaagagaatagaagcaggagtacgggaaaacacactggttgacttgactaacatacaagacgaactggcacagagagacaggaaacacagggataaatacaccagggaaaataagcgacacctggaggggtggagacaatcacaaggacaggtgaaacagatcagggtgtgacatatacCACACCCTGgaaattaattcacctttcagcaggacaataacctaaaacacaatgccaaatctacactggagttgcttaccaagaagacggaATGTTTATCAGTGACCGatttatagttttgacttaaatctacttgaaaatctatggcaagacttgaaaatggttgtctcacgatgatcaacaaccaatttgacagagcttgaagaatattgaaaagaataatgggcaaatgttgtacattccaggtatgcaaagctcttagagacttacccagttagactcacagctgtaatcactgacaaaggtTCTTCTATAAAGTATTTTCCctggagtgtgaatacttatctaaatgagatttctgtatttaattttcaataaatttgcaaaaatgtctaaaaacatgttttcactttgtcataatggggcattgtgtgtagatgggtgaaagtAAACAATCTATTTAccccattttgaattcaggctgtaacacaacaaaatgtggaataagtccaggggtgtgaatactttctgaaggcactgtaactttGCCCTGTGATTCTCAGAGCATGCTCTTCATATAGCCTATAGTATAGggtatggatcatttgattgagaccacactagaCGGACTCTATTGCGCGCCCAGCAGAGAATCAGGTATGAGGGGCAGCATTGGACACACATCGAGATataataagcaactaattctcaaacactgagcaatatgacatttaattaattacaaattacatgaccctcccctggactaaataaaacaaatattaaacCCTCCCCTTGAAAAAGTACAACCATCCTCAATTTTCCTCCGGGTAACAATTGTGTACATTTCAACCACTCCCTTATGTCCTTGAATGCCACATGATTTGAATGGACAGAGGAAAAACATCATTCATCAGTAATGTAATATTAGACAGGCCTGTAATTAAATGTAAAACCCTACTTGATGGATCTGTGTTGACACTCAACCATTCATCTAAAGGAGAATATCTCTGAGGGACTGGGATTGAATCAAGTGTCCTTCTGTCCCTGTTTCTTTAACTCTGGAGTTAATGGTCACATCATACAGAGGACAGAACCATAGTATGGTGATATAACTGATATAAATGGATATTTCTATTATATTATTTCAACGGGATGTTATGACTAAACGTTGTATTGAATCAAATAATGAGATTATTAGAATAGTTTGGGACTAATGGAATCAGTTTTAAACATGTCAATtattacatacagtgcattcagaaagtattcagaccccttgacttttccacattttgttatgttacagcccttttctaaaatggattaaataaataaaaatcctcttgaatctacatacaataccccataactacaaagcgaaaacaggtttttcgaaatgtttgcaattgtattacaaataaaaaacaaaagtattcagacccattgctatgagattcgaaattgagctccggtgcattctgtttccattgatcgtccttgagatgtttctacaacttgattggagtccacctgtggtaaattcaattgatgggacatgatttggaaaggcacacacctgtctatataaggtcccacagttgacagtgcatgtcagagcaaaaaccaagccatgagatcgaaggaattgtccatagagctccaagacaggattctgtcgaggcacaggtctggggaagggtaccaaaaatgtctgcagtgttgaaggtccccaagaacacagtggcctccatcattcttaaatggaagaagtttagagtAAGCTTAGAGTAGAGCTGGCCTtctagccaaactgagcaatctggggagaagggccttggtcagggaggtgaccaagaacccaatggtccctctgacagagctccagagttcctctgtggagatgggagaaccttccagaaggacaaccatctctgcagcactccaccaatcaggcctttatggtagagtggccagaaggaagccactcctcagtaaaaggcacatgacagcccacttggagtttgccaaaaggcacctaaagactcagaccatgagtcactgggctgatgaaaccaagattgaactctttggcctgaatgcttagcgtcacatctggaggaaacctggcaccatccctacgatgaagcatggtggtggcagcatcatgctttgggggtgtttttcagcggcagggactgggagactagtcaggatcgaggaaaagattaacggagcaaagtacagagagatccttgatgaaaacctgctccagagcactcaggacctcagactggggcgaaggttcaccttccaacaggacagcgaccctaagcacacagccaagaaaacgctggagtggctttgggacaagtctctgaatgtccttgagtggcccagccagagaccggacttgaacctgatccaacatctctggagagacctgacaatagctgtgcagcgacactcctcatccaacctgacagagcttgagaggatctgcagaaaataatgtaagaaactacccaaatacaagaagactcgaggctgtaatctcttccaaaggtgcttcaacaaagtactgagtaaagagtctgaatacttatgtaaatgtgatatttctgttttttttaaataaattggcaaaaatgtataatattttttttttgctttgtcattatggggtattgtgtgtagattgatgaagattttaacatttatcaattttagaataaggctgtaacgtaacaaaatgtgtaaaaagtcaaggggtctgaatcatttccgaatgcactgtatatttaaaaGGTATGCTACATGGTATCTCTATATACTTTAGTTTGATTACCTCCATTTTTCTAGCCCTGCAATGTCACGTTGGTATAAAGAGATTtgggagacaggtgcaggaatgcgtaatagggttttatattaagcccaaattacggcgtgccgtgtaaggGCACCGGGACAAAGACCAAACAAATacgtaacaaaaacacagggttgaaacttCGGCAGCTGCAAATGGGCCGCCCGACGTCGCCATAACGGGTCCGTCCGACGACGCGACTTCAGCAGCCACAACTGGACCATCCGACGCCGCCACAACCGGTCCGTCCGACGCTACTGGTCCATCCGGCGCCGCCGCAACTTTGACAGCGGCAACTGGCCTGTCTGACGACgacgcaacttcggcagctgcataGAGTCCTGAACGATCCGCACTGCGTTCCTGTGATCGTCCTCGAGGCCAGTGTCATTGCGCTGCTAGTGCAGCACGTCAGGGGGGTGttactgtcacggatccctccggaactttcattacacacacctgtcccctattcccactgattagtagcGTGACATGCGTCAACAAGTCCAttgttcttctcccctctcttaaATGCACCCACGCAATACTTCTAAACAAACTCCTTCACATATGTACACCTCCACCACCCAGCCCCCTATCCCCCCCACCCAGCCCCCTATCCCCCCCACCCAGTCCCCTATCCCCCCTATCCCCCCCAGCCCCCAATCCCCCCCAACCTCACTCCTCTCTGTCAAACAACAATttttctcattgtctctctctctctggccatcCCTCtttttctcactgtctctctctctctctggccatctctctttctctcccctcgtCTGCTATTGTCATAAATACCATAAAACCGTGGGTATGAGATCTGTGTTTTCAGTTATGTTGTGTTCTTTTCTGAGGGGTCAGGAggaacacatcctctcctctaggGAACAAAAAACCTGTGACATAGACTCTAGTATATAAAGCATGCTTTTATTTGATATATTATATCATATTATACACACCAAACTGGATAGAAATACAGGCGTCATCGTCACCATGCAAAGCATTGCAGAGTTCATTACAAATAAAAGTCCAAACCCAACATGCAGGTATTGCTAATAAAAAAAGTTCTGACTTTAGGGGTGCATATCAAACTTTAAGGGTCCATGAAACGAGGTCCTCTCTACCCCCTCAAACATCATTCTCTGTGTCAATAAACAACTTTTTAAAGAAAAATCTCCAAATATGTCATGGCCAGTGACAATCAGTTGCTGTTCAAAAGCAAAACATTTTCTTTGATGGCATTCCAGACTGATAGAAGTGTGTCATTTTACTGGAAATGCGCGGGTCCACTAAAGCCACTAAATGATAACATAACACACAAACGCTGCTTCCCCGTTGTCATACTCCACTCATGGCCCGTATGTGGATGTATTTTTGTTAATTCATACAATCAATGAGATATTTCTCAAGTTTTGAAGCTTTGGTATTTTCGCTCAGCCCGTCACATTTTTAATCTCCAAATAGGAAATATGGTCCAGTCACAAACGTGCATACAAAGTGCTGTCTTTGGTATAGTCCTTATGGAGTAACAATCACACAGTGAAATGCCCTTTGATATTTCAGGGGGAGACGGGGGTGTTTGAATCGGACAGTTTGTAAGCAGCCCCCCACCAGCCCCCAGAGCAGTCTATTATACCGGACTGTCTGTGTTGTCACGAACACTACTGCGGACTGCTCTTGCGGCAGAGCTGATTCGCTGACGTCGGTGTCTGCGTGTTCCTCCGTCGTTTCCCCCCTGTGAGCAGCGTGTAGAAGAATGGGTTCACGCAAGAGTTCCCGTACGTCAGCCCCGTTAGGATCCGGTTCACCGTCACCTGGGTACCCACCGGTACTGTCCGCAGCATGTCGGGCCGGTATAGCGGCAGCAGCTGCCACACCCAGAAGGGCAAGAAACAGGCCCAAAAGGCCAGAACTATCCCCAGGATGAGGAGCAGGACCTTGGGCCTTGGGGCTCGCGGAGGGTAGGACATGCTACCCCCACTACCACTGTCCCAGGGCCGGGTCTGGGACACCCAGTAGAGACGGCCCAGAGTAGCATACAGAGCCCCGATGGCCAGCCCCGGCCCTATCATACTGGTACAGAACAGCACGCTCATATACACTTTGGAGCTCTGCTCGTCCCAGGCAGGGACACACAGCTGTCCGTCGTCTCCGTCCTCCAGGTGGAGGGTGATCATCATGGGCAGGCTGAGGGCCACCGCCAGGCCCCAGGCTAGACCCACACGGAGCAGCCcagaggagggggaggacgaGGTGGCCAGGGGGTTGGCCACAGCCCGATAGCGGTCCAGACTCATGGCGGTGAGGGTGTAGATTGAGGCGTGCAGAGTGATCAGGTCCAGGCTGAAGAGGAGGCGACAGCCCAGCTCCCCAAACGCCCAGTCAGCCGCCAGGCTGTCGTACACGATGAAGGGAGCCGTgaagaggtagaggaggtccGCCAGAGCTAGACTCAGCAcctggagatggagggaggtggaggaagaggaggaggaggtgggagaggaggaaggggagagggaggggggagaggaggagaggcaggatgGTAACGGTACTCCTCTCCCTCCTAAACAGCAGCTAGAACATCCTCGCCTCCTTCTGCCTCTCCTGCGTCTGATGAGGAGACCCATGGTGTAGAGGTTCCCCCCAATGCCCAGGAGAGCCAGGAGGGACAGGAGGGAGCAGAAGAGAGCGGTTGAGGCCAGgctgggggaaggagagatgtatGGAGAGGCGGAGGGGAAGGAG includes the following:
- the LOC120047277 gene encoding urotensin-2 receptor-like codes for the protein MDFSSSLPPSPSPLYTSPFIPNSSFPSASPYISPSPSLASTALFCSLLSLLALLGIGGNLYTMGLLIRRRRGRRRRGCSSCCLGGRGVLSLALADLLYLFTAPFIVYDSLAADWAFGELGCRLLFSLDLITLHASIYTLTAMSLDRYRAVANPLATSSSPSSGLLRVGLAWGLAVALSLPMMITLHLEDGDDGQLCVPAWDEQSSKVYMSVLFCTSMIGPGLAIGALYATLGRLYWVSQTRPWDSGSGGSMSYPPRAPRPKVLLLILGIVLAFWACFLPFWVWQLLPLYRPDMLRTVPVGTQVTVNRILTGLTYGNSCVNPFFYTLLTGGKRRRNTQTPTSANQLCRKSSPQ